One window of the Rhizorhabdus dicambivorans genome contains the following:
- the rpsO gene encoding 30S ribosomal protein S15 has product MTVTAERKTAIIADNARTDGDTGSPEVQIAILTERINNLTEHFKTHAKDNHSRRGLLMLVNKRRSLLDYLKRKDADRYTALIGKLGLRK; this is encoded by the coding sequence ATGACCGTTACCGCCGAACGCAAGACCGCGATCATTGCCGACAACGCCCGCACCGACGGCGACACCGGCAGCCCCGAGGTGCAGATCGCGATCCTGACCGAGCGCATCAACAACCTGACCGAGCATTTCAAGACCCATGCGAAGGATAACCATTCGCGCCGCGGTCTGCTGATGCTGGTCAACAAGCGCCGCAGCCTTCTCGACTATCTCAAGCGGAAGGACGCGGACCGCTACACCGCCCTCATCGGCAAGCTCGGCCTGCGCAAGTAA